A single genomic interval of Sceloporus undulatus isolate JIND9_A2432 ecotype Alabama chromosome 2, SceUnd_v1.1, whole genome shotgun sequence harbors:
- the LRRC19 gene encoding leucine-rich repeat-containing protein 19, with protein sequence MSLPWLLLLVAALFRHSVASEGNTTSPVVKSTQSTKSTFSPLPDPNKNLSVLHLSYKNITLNENEITGLHKYINTKELYLNNNTIAVLRNYSFDGLSELAILDLSNNFITTVEQAAFAGLNKLTALYLQNNNIAQIDSNVFTLLGSLKILNLQKNRLANFDIKVSLNLISIALSENPWNCSCGLLSLQDWLNNTNVTMENENTTVCASPSSLKKYPIKTVFLPNCPKRRTTEATAIPFQSIDSSNDTVLAAYNGTIRKSLSSGFQPPGKSWTFLMGVLVVIVGTTLLIIMAIKFPVWYRYLISYNHSRLDEDEPEMFEETFTPHMSALPQTPDNYEDESVIVFEQFHSFVPEDDGFIEDKYIES encoded by the exons ATGAGTCTTCCTTGGCTCTTGCTATTGGTTGCAGCTCTCTTTCGACACTCAGTTGCTAGTGAAGGCAACACTACTTCTCCAGTG GTCAAGTCTACGCAATCCACAAAAAGCACCTTTTCTCCCCTTCCTGACCCAAACAAAAACTTATCTGTACTACATCTCAGTTATAAGAACATTACTTTGAATGAGAATGAAATAACAGGTCTTCACAAATATATTAATACCAAAGAACTATACCTGAATAATAATACTATTGCTGTTTTGCGTAATTACAGCTTCGATGGTCTTTCAGAACTAGCAATTCTAGATCTCAGTAACAATTTTATCACAACAGTGGAACAAGCAGCATTTGCTGGTTTAAATAAACTAACAGCATTGTATCTTCAGAATAATAATATTGCACAAATAGATTCTAATGTTTTCACACTGCTAGGAAGTTTGAAGATCTTGAATCTACAAAAAAACCGCCTGGCCAATTTTGACATTAAAGTATCACTTAATTTAATCAGCATTGCATTAAGTGAAAATCCATGGAATTGTTCATGTGGCCTCCTTAGTTTGCAAGATTGGCTGAATAACACCAATGTAACTATGG AAAATGAGAATACTACTGTGTGTGCTTCTCCAAGCAGTCTGAAAAAATATCCTATCAAAACAGTGTTTCTACCAAATTGTCCGAAGAGACGGACCACTGAAGCAACCGCCATACCTTTCCAGTCTATTGATTCAAGCAATGATACTGTATTGGCTGCATACAATGGTACAATTAGAAAGTCATTATCTTCAG GTTTTCAACCCCCTGGAAAAAGCTGGACCTTTCTGATGGGTGTCCTAGTAGTTATTGTTGGCACAACATTATTGATAATTATGGCCATCAAGTTTCCAGTGTGGTACCGTTATTTGATTAGCTATAATCATAGCCGTCTGGATGAAGACGAACCTGAGATGTTTGAAGAAACATTCACGCCTCATATGTCTGCACTTCCACAGACACCAGATAACTATGAAGACGAATCTGTAATAGTTTTTGAGCAATTTCACTCATTTGTTCCAGAAGATGATGGATTTATTGAAGATAAATACATTGAATCATGA